CGTAAGCCCGCCCTCCCCGTTGCCCACCCCAATTGCGCAGGCTCTGAGCCCGCACCCGGGTTGCTCCACGTCCCCGGAGTTCCCGCCACCGCCCTCGCCGGAAAGGCTCTGCCGTCCGGGTGCGTCCCTCGACGGGAGCTTAAGTCCTCCGTTGCCGCCGCCCCCCCCTCCGCTGCCCGCTCCCGCCTGCGTCTCTTCCTCCGCCGATCCCGTAATGTCGTCGCCCAGAGCCGTGGTTGCCGACGGTCCCGCAAAGTCGCCCGTGCTCCTCATCACGCCGTTTGCCCTGCAAAGTGTTCAGTTGCGCTCGGTGGCGCGGACGGAGAAGGAGACCGAGAGCCGCCCGAACTCTGAGGAGTCCCGTTCCCGGGAGAACCGCCCTTCCGATAAGACGGAAGATTCCGCTCCACCGAAGCTGCCGTCGGACACGCCTGATGGTCCCATTGTCAACGACGACGAGCGGAGCCGTGTTTTTCTCCACCAAGGGCAGAAAGCAGTGGCGAGCGACGGCAGCGCCGATGTCCGACACCGGCCCGCCGTCATTGGCGACAAACCTCACTTCTCTTTTGTCCTGCCACTGAGCCCCGGGCCGGTCCAGGAGGCCAGCCCGCCTCCTCCGTGGGAAGACGCGCCGTCGCAAACGCCAGGATGCCAAGAAAACTGCGAAATCCAGGACGAGCGTCGTCCCGTTCCCGGCTCGGAGCGCCAACCCGCCCAGAACGGGGACGAGGACGGCGCCGGCAGCGCGGCGGGCTCCGACAGCTacgaggaggacgacgacgacgacgcagGTTTGTCTGTTAACCCGATTGGCGATACGGACTCGTGAATGAGCCGAGCTGGAAATGTTCAAATAGGGGAAAAAAGTTTGAGGCGGATGTGGACAGTGCCGTGAGCAAAGTAATGGCGCCATGCCATTTTGCCTTCCAGCTGATGAGTGGCATTGTGCTCTAGTTCTGTAACACTTGTAATCTCACTCGCGCCCTTTGTATGTCCCGCTTAACGTCCCGGGGAGAAGCTTTTCGTGGTGGTAGCAAAGCGGGGGAGGGGCTAcactggagggagggagggaggcagggagagagagagagagaagaggcaGTGTGGCGACGGAGGGGGATGACGCCGATGCCAGCGAGCCAAGCGAGAGCGCTGgcggccggcggcggcggcggcggctcgggcGCATCTGAGCGATGTGACCCGACGTGCCTGCGTGTGTGCGCCTGACAGGTGACGTGTTTGACTCCAACACGGACGAGACGACGCCGTCTCTCAGCGGGACCCCGGAGGGAACGGGGAGCATGGTCACCCCCGCTCCGACTCCCACGCGGACCACCGAGGACCTTTTTGCGGCAATACACAGGTACTTTCCGTCGTGTCACTTTGCCACGTCGTTCTTGGCGAAAGATAAAGAATACCTGCCATGTCACGGTTGTGTTCGCAACACCACCTTGTCGACGGTGGGAAACTCAAGGCGggcggctggccggccgggTAAGGGAGCATTTGACTGTTTGAAGTTGGCTCCCGGAGGGCCTGGGAATCTCGCCCAACGTCCCGCTGCCCGTCGTAGCGCGCTTTTGTCTCCGATCGTTTTCGCGCATCCGGTCGGGAAAGCGATTGATGCCTTCTGAAGCAAAGCGAAgccaggcgaggcgaggcgagcttCATCTGGGTTAGCGGCCACGAGAGAGACAACCGGCAGCTCGTGTGGAGGTTTGCTCTTTCAAGGGGGAGGGGCGAGggatgtgaggggggggggggggggggggggcacataaATTTGTCATGCGGCGTGCCACTTTGCTTTTCACGCTCTCCTGCTCGCCCGCAATTTGACTTCTGCAGATTGTCATATTTTTGCAAAGTgtagatttgtttttgttttttttccaaagctgacTCAAGTGGCTTCCAAAATCAAATTGTGGGCGAGACAAATATTAATATAAAGTCAACGAGTGGATGAAATGTGATCACGATCATAATAATAAGCAGGCAATTTATTTGAGCAAGCAGCCAAATAGTGTTGGAGACGTCGGAAAGGTTCAGTAAAGGATGTGCTGAACAAGTTGCGGCGCCGCTTTTGCGACTCGTTCAGGTGTGCGGGCGGGCGCACGCGTGCGGCGGGCTTATGTAAGGCGAGCGAGGGGCCGGCTTGAATATAGGCCACCAGCGCATATTGTTGGTTGCAAAAAGAGAgcacgtgcgtgcgcgcgcgcgcgtgcgagaACGGCTCGCACCCCCCTCCACCTCTGAGATCTAATCTGAGGATTAGGGATTTGGTCTCGCTGCAGCTTTCTTTGCTGCTTTACCAGCACAATCTGCGCAGCATTTGTTGGCCACGAGGCAATTTGGCAAAGTtttgccctccctccctccctccggcgCCGCCAGCGTTCATTTGTTTGAAAGCGCACAGATGAGTTTCAAAGGATAAGAAATCAAAGCAAATCCAACACGCCTATCCATTTTGAATTGGATGCGGCGCTCTTCCGCAGGTCCAAGCGGAAGGTGCTGGGCCGCAAAGAGTCCGAAGAGGACAAGCCCGCCGGGTCGGGGAGCCGCTCGCGGTCGCCCCCCACCTCGCCGGCGCCGCGCCCGTCGGGCTCCATCCAGCGCCACCTGCGCAAGTCGTCCACCAGCAGCGACAGCTTCAAGGCGCTGCTCTTGAAGAAGGGCAGCCGCTCGGACGGCGCCTTCCGGATGTCCGCCGCCGAGATGCTGCGCTCCACCGACCCCCGCTGGCAGCGCACGCGCTCCGAGTCGACCCCGCCCGACTCCCCGCCGCGGGACGAGCGCGGCCGCTACCAGGCGCTGGCGCCGCCCGCCTCCTCCCCCCTCAAGTACGGCCGCTCGCGTACGCCCCCTTCGGCCGCCAGCAGTAAATACAACGCCCGGTGTCGGATACTCAGCAGCCCCATGACCGTCATCTGCGAGCGAGACGGCGAGTACGCCGACGCCAACGGCACTTTATCGGACGACAGTGGGGCTTAAAGGAGCCAGCgtgacgttttgtttttttgctcggGGTCTTTGGTTGTAGAATCTGTTGTTTACTTTCTCCTGTTGTAATGACGGCCTGTCACTCACCGCATACTTTGTTTGTCGAACAGATATGCTGTTGTCCGCCGCAACGAACGCACGTAGCATGAAGAGACAATACAATACAGTGCTCGCTTCTTTGTTCCTAGGAGAGCCGCGGTCGTCCGTCTGCTTTTCAGCCCTGTGTTAATTGCCGGCAACAATTCTACTCGTGCGGGAGCTGTTGTCAGCCTCAGCTCACAAGCGGACGCTCACGCAGACGCTCACGCAGACACTCTGATGCCACATGCCATCCCGCCGAGCCCCGCCTCTAAAAGGCGCTTGTACACGGACATGACAATGGGTTGTTTCGCTGTACATtgtatgtgttttgtttttgtgttcaaatatgttTACAGAGCAGTTAAGAAGTACGCTTGAAAAAGTTGAGTGTTTAAAGCAGGTCGGAGGGGGGGAAAACTATATTTTTGTCTGAAATTCCACACTTGTCGCAGAGAGTCTATAATGTAGCCCACCCATTCCTATTCTATTTCTGTTCATTAAGAAAGTTGCCAGTGACTTTCCAGGCGTCTCCCTTTGTTCCAGTAGGCTCATAAATCTGTCCCGTTGTAGATTTTCCACTGTGGTCTTCGTTTGGCGTGCGATTGTTGAAAAGAATGTTTTGCTCAAAACCAGCTCATTGTTGTTGTCACACCTGATTATCTTCTTTTTCTAGTGGTCACCAAAGAGCCCAACAACAAACTTAACTCAGACGGAAACCACACGAGCTGTTGTTGAAAGTTTATCCTGATACACTTTTATATTGTTgtgtatgtaaataaataaatagaaatggaTTGTTTTAAGTCACATCTGACTGTTTCTTAATGACTTTCTTGTTTGGACTGTTGGAAAAAACAAATACTTGTCAGTGTAGGTATACTGTCTCGATCGTTTTATAGTTAAAGTTAAATATAGGTTAAACAGTTCAACTGAGAAAGCAGCCTCCTGATTATTACGATTAGCatagcgagcattaaagataaagaagtgGGCCAGAATAACGATGGCCTACGGTACCGCCGCCATTCACATCCGTAAACAACAGCATTTACTTCCGTAAACAATGCGTCGCCACGTGACGGGTTTGTTTTTGAGTACGTCACTCGACGTTGTACTCCATGCGCATGCGTGTCACCACAGTTGTATTTCGTTCGTATTTGTTTTTGTAACTGAACGAGTTCATAAAGATCAAATTGAGCAAAAGTTCGAATTGGACATCAAGCTGCAGTTGGAAGTGGAGCCGAGTCCTTTCTAAGTATGGTCACGTGACTTTGACGTAATTTCAACGCGACGGTAAAATTCGATGCGACGTTTTCGTTGAATTGTTTTGACTTCGTGCTACGGCGAGGTGATCGAAGGGATTTTGACAGACAGTGGTTTGGATTGGTTTGAACAAGATGACAGCCCCAAAAGCCGTCAACATCAGCTCCGTACCCATCGACGCCTTTAGTCATTTAAGAATTACATCCATTTGGACCTTCCTCATGTCTGTAGGTTCAGCTTCCGACATGAGCGACACTAGCTAGCCATCGTTGCTCCAAAACATTGTGCGTTACagtggctttttatttttttttaggtgaagTGGTCGGAGCCATGGCTTATTGGCGGTTTTGCGTTTCACTTAGCGTGTCTTTGCCTGACTGTGGTGACGTGCAAGTATTACAGAGCGCAGATTTGCCACTTCCTGCTCATACGTAAGTGGCTATTTTCATCAGTAAAATGGGTGTATTTTCGGATGAATTTCGCTATTTAGCTGCAAATGTGAATCGCACTGGATCCTCCCTTGCTTCCCACATACAGTTGCCTTGGTGTACAGTGCTGAATATTTCAACGAGGTGGCAGCAATGAACTGGAGGTAAGAGAGTAGCATTTGGAATGGTCATCATTTACGAATGCCAACATACACCTGAATGCGTGAAACCTCTTGCAGGTCGTTCTCCGAGTTTCAGTACTTTGACTCCAGAGGCATGTTCATATCGTTGGTCTTCTCCATCCCGTTGCTCTGCAACGCAGTCATCATTGTGGTGAGTGCCGACATGTTGTCGTGTTTCATCCATTTCTACTTCCAACCTTCAGCTGGTGGTGACaaataaacagcttgaagcaagcaagcaagcaagcaagcgctCTTTGCAGCGTGGATGCCAGTTTTGTTAGCCGCTCGCTCTATGGCATTTCCCATtgtgttagcattgagctagtggactttgtgtgttttctgcgcAGGCGGTGTGGCTGCACAGGAGCTTCTCCACCATGACCGAGCTTAAGACGCTGCAGCTCAAACGGAAGGCACGCCTAGCCAAGAAAAGGGACTGATCCTCCGGAAAGGACCCAACTTCCGCGTACGGCCCCGCCAGAATGCGCAAAGCCAAAACACAAATGCAATTTCAGAGGAGGAAAGAGGAATAGGATAGAgcccgctccctccctccctccctcgtaaGTATGTGGAGAGATTGTACAAGAGGACCAAAATCCTGTGGTGTTTAAATGCGTGATTAAATGTCTTTTATTTCTCTGCCAAAGCATTGTGAATTTGTATCTGTGGCCTTAACAAGTGCGCAAAACTAATTGGGAACAGTTGGCGGTCGCGGATCACCTCggagtccgtccgtccgtccgtccgtccgtccatccgcccgcccgcccgtccgtccgtccgcccgtccgcccgcccgtccgtctTTTCCTATGTTCAAAAGGCCCCAACAAAGGTTGCTAAGGAAAGGTGGCGTGCTCGTCGCTAGAGGGCGCCATGGACTAAATGAAGTAGCAGCGATAAGTCGAAGCGGCGGATGTGGAAGTGGTGAAACGTTGCAGCCTTGAACGAAATGAGGGAGGAGCTTGTGTGATTTAAGCGTGGGTGCTGGCCAGCATCAACAAACAAGCTCCAAACACAGCTGACACCTGCACAAGCCACTGATGTGTGAACAAAAAGATTCGTTTCAATTTAAGGGTCATGACCCAAATAGATGGCTTATTTATTACCCATTGTCAGGGGATTTCAAACAAGATGATAATTCCTTGGCATTCTATCTTGGCTACATTTCATCATAAAAGCATTTTTTGGCGGGTGGGGGGAGTTTTCCAAGAAAACATTTGATTAATGAAGAAATTACATTTTGGAATGTTTGACCGTTTTGAACCAGTTCTTTATTCATTTGTAAAACGGCAGTtctccgtgcgtgcgtgtatacaCGCATACACATGTCTCATTAAGCAGCATAAGTTTATCACAGTCAGACCCCTCCCGAActtgttggttgtttttttccccgttTCTCGTGCGGCCTGCCTTTGCAGCTGTGCCGCTCCGTCTAACTGATTGGTCTCACAAACACAATGTTGTTTTTGGAGGGCCGGGTTGCGCGCTTTCTCACTTTTAGAACTATTTGCAGACAACAAAAGTggcttttcatcatgctgcgcaAGACAATGTGGGAGGAAAGTGGAGTTGCTTACAGAGACAAGATTCAGAACCTATTTCAGCGCATCAAGACGCCGCTCGAAGTTGCTCTACGCATAGGATCGAGAATATATGACTGCTGCCGCTTGATTGTCACCCTCGAGGCACCACTCTTTGGGACATTTTGGTTTTGCGGCGAGATTGTTGAAACGTAGAGCACCGTATGCCACTCGGCTCGATTGTCGGGGAACACGGATCCATTTCCTTGCCCGTCAAACTGGGCGGGCCCTAGCGACTTCTTTGCGAAGGAAGAGCGACTCGGAGGTAAACGCAGACACGTCGAGTCAATTAAGCGCTTTTCCCCCGAGCTGCGAATTCGGCGCCCGTTGACGACGGCGCTTGACGTCGTCTAAACGATCTCGCTTTCTACGAGTCATTCGCCGCAATTACGGCCCGTCCTCCGGGCGTGAACGGAAGCGGCGGGCTCAATTAAAGAGGAGGCCTCGCAAATGCAAACGTCCAATTTGCACCGGCATCTTTTGCATGCTGTTGTTGCAATCATGAGCGCTCATTAGGCATGCGGCCGCTAATTGCCATCGCTCGGGTCTCGTTGCGCTCAATTAGCCGCCTCCCATGAGTCGCTTTTACAGTATCACGGGAAACAACTTGGTTTGCGCCGTGTGACCGCTTGTCGGGCGCGTGAGGAGAAAAGGCTTCTTTTGGTGTTCGCGCCAATGTTTGGTGCTGAGAAGGACATGAAATGTTGTATtaacagggagggagggaaccaCTGTAGAAAATGCCAGCGCGACAGCACGAAGGACAAATAAGAATCAGAAAGAGGACCATAGGCAGCATTGtaggttaagggttagggttcgggttagggcgcaggcccgcttccattgtggaaacatGTTGCTTCCGCAATTGTTCGGCGCTGCAGCACATTTCAAAGTGCTCCTGATCAATCTCGCATGTTGCACAAGTCGATGACTCATCGGACTACATGAATCCAAAATGTACAAGAAAGAATCGTGACGCACGGCCTTCCTTCCATCGGTGTCAAGACAGCTTCTCCTAATTGATCCTGATAGCGAATTGTCCTCGACGGTTATGCGGACAGACAAATAAACAGGCTGAAAGGCCACATGGGAAAGAAAGCAAGTTATCGAAAACAAAAGCAGCCGCGTACGCGGGACAAGCGGCGGGCTGGCGGGCGGCGCAGCATTGACGATGTGCGTTTCTCATGAATGGGTGTTTTGGGGGATTTTTGtctgtctttgttttttgtcGCGCTCGCCTCGCAATTGAATGCTCTCCTTGTTCGTGCCCCTTTCATCTCGCAGGCGACACGGTGGAACTTTTAAACGCGAGTCGTTAAGTCTCGTTGTCCCGAAGCGTTTATGTTCTCAAAACAGCTTCCAATTTGATGCTATCGTTTGGGCCCCCGGATATCGTCTGTCTTCGTTGTTTTACTGCCAGATCCGCATTCAAGGCCGCTgagggcggcggcggtggcgcccACACATCAGGCTCATCGAATATGGACATTTTACGGAGCGGAAGTTGACCCATCGGCTTGCTTTGTTCTTGTCGCCCCTGCCAAGAGATGAGGAGGTGGCAGTCTTCATTGAATTCAACAGGAATGTTTTGGAATCGGAGATGAgttatttctattattattattattgtaatgaGTGATAAGAGTACTGAAATGAGTAATGAGGAGTTGTATTTCCTAATGTATACGTTCCATCCCCGCTCCCCGACTTGTTCTTTTAATTCAGGCACAGGGCTGGCCACCACAGAACACGTGACCAGGCCCCGTGACGTCAAAGGCAAAATGGCAGCCTCGTGCAGCAAATCGGTGTTGTTTGTCTGTCTGGGTAAGCTGCGCGCTTTTCATTTGAACGAGCACCCAAGGTCCAATTTATACACTTAAGGAGTATTGGAGGAAGTCATCTAGACGCCTCCGACTGTTTAAGAATGTACGTGAAAGTTGTGAACTTGTGTTCAAACTTAGCGAAGGTGGAAACGCAGTGAGAATTTGGCCATTCCTTTTTGTCTTAACCTTTTCGAGGGGGCTTTCAAAGTCGTCCAGCGGCCACCGGGTTCTCTGTCTGGCAATCGAGTGAAAATGTCACTGTTGCACTTGCACTAGTCTGCGCCCCGCCCCCCATCGCCACCTCAAACCGACCGGATGTGCTTTCACTGGATTGGGTTATCAGGATGACTCGGATTGACTGTCAACCCATGTCAACTCTTTCTTTTACAGGGAACATCTGCCGATCCCCCATTGCAGAGGCCGTCTTCAGGAAGATGGCAACCGATGCGGGTGTCGTTGACAAGGTACCACCCACCGATATACCGGCGTGAGCTGcactctacacaaaataattgcATCTTGCATTTAACTTGGCGCAATGCAAACCAATAAAGCGGTATTGTATTGTTTCATGCAAAAATGTAATGACAACTCGTCTGAAAGACGTGCGGCCAGCCACGCGAGGCCAACAAACGGATGAGCTCGATCATAAATTGCCCACCAAATCTTCCCGCCCGGTCCTCACGCTATTGGGAACCCGCCATTGGCTATCACCGATGCAAAGTCACGAtccaagaaacaaacaaacaacgcgACGATCGCGAGTTCACGTCCTTGAAGTTTGAAGGAGGACTCACGTTTTGCCCCGCGTGCTCTCTCCCCCCCGGCCAGTGGAGGATAGACAGCGCCGCCACGTCGATGTACGAGATAGGAAACCCGCCCGACCATCGCGGCCTGGCCTGCATGCGACGCCACGACGTGCCTATGAGCCACGAGGCCCGGCAGGTACGACGCTCACCCGCCTTTGCTCTATCTTGTTGCAGTGGCTCATTGACAGCGGCGCCACGTCCGACTGGAACGCCGGATGCCCGCCGGATGCCCGCGGGCTGGCCTGCCTCAAGGCCCACGCCATTGACAGCGCTCATAGGGCCCGCCAGGTAGCTGGCCACTTTGCTGGCCACGTTGCCCAGATGTGCTGCTTTGACGTGGAACACGTTTGCTGCTCCCATCAAAAGATGAGGCATCATTTTTGGCTCCTCTTTGTTTGCACCTCCGACTGGAAATGAGCTCGGGAGCGTCACGTTGGCGCGAGGCTGCCCCAGGAGCCTTTTTTGAATTGCGGTTGCCAAATCCCCGCCCACCCTCGCCGCGATTCAACTCGGCGAGTCGGTCGTGACGACGGCAACGCGAAAACATGAGACGGCGCGGACAAAATTGCTCTCGGAGGCAAACGCGGCGGCTCCGGCGTTGACAAGTGGCTGCGGGCGCTGAATCACATGGCGGCGATAGGACGCGGCCGCAAATTGAGCACGCCGTCACTGCCCAGCTTGCTTGCATTTTCCTCACTTCAGCTCCCTCGTGCCCTCAGTGCAACCCCCCTCGCCCCCCTTCCCGCCTCTGCTCTCCCGCTTCCTCCTCCTGGCCCGGTCGTCCTTCTGCAAAGCTTGTAATCTCCTCAAAGCGGGAGCGCCGAGCCCAGCTCATGTCCCCGTCCGTCCGCGCGATTGGCTTTGACACCGGCTCTCGCCTTCCTTCCGACCTTCATTAAGCGGCCTTCTCTCAGTTTCTTTTCCCACGCGTCCATATTCGCCGACCGCGCGGCGAGTAAACGGGCCCGATGCGCTTACCGCACCGGTCAATGGGAGGCTCGTCGGTGCCAAAACATCCATTGTGGTTTTTGTGCGGGACGGACGTTTGTTGCGAGTCGGTCGTCCTCGCCTATCGAGGGCGAGCGCTCGTCAAACAATTTGTTCAAACCTTTGGAAATGTTTTTTCCCGTGATTGTTGTCATTGTTTGGCGACCGGTTGACGGTGACTCGTTGGCCCCCTCTATTGGTCAGCCCCCAGCCGTTGGATCGGAAACAGCTCGTAAAAGCGGACAAATGTCTTTGTTTCCGTGCCAGCGcattttgatttttcttttgcacTCTGAGCCAAAGTGACTCGCGTTTATCTCCCACTCGCAGGTGACCAAGGACGACTTCATGAGCTTTGATTTTATCCTCTGCATGGACGAGAGCAATTTAAGGTACGTACGTAAGCGTGCGCCGTGAGCCATACTTTTGTCGCTCGCAAACAATAAGGCAAAAGTTGCGTGCGACTGGGCTCCGTAGAGGCCAATGGCAGCTTTTAATGAGCATGTTCCTTCCTTAATCTCTTTCCAAAGTTCAGGCCAcagggtcattttttttttctttttctacttTTCGGGATCATTTTTGAGATCACATGCCCTCGGCAGATCTGATCTGTAAGGAGCTTAGCGAGTTCTTTGGATGCCATGTCTATGCTCcttgggcatttttttttttctcttctcagccccttttttctttccccGCAGATTTTTCTCAGGAAACATTCATGAGAAGCGGagaacttttttgttttgtctttttgtcaAACTAGTGTAAGCACATGCAGCGGGTTGAGTTGTGGAGTGTGCATGTGGACACACACGTGTTGTGTTTC
This genomic stretch from Syngnathus scovelli strain Florida chromosome 20, RoL_Ssco_1.2, whole genome shotgun sequence harbors:
- the tmem18 gene encoding transmembrane protein 18, producing MTAPKAVNISSVPIDAFSHLRITSIWTFLMSVKWSEPWLIGGFAFHLACLCLTVVTCKYYRAQICHFLLILALVYSAEYFNEVAAMNWRSFSEFQYFDSRGMFISLVFSIPLLCNAVIIVAVWLHRSFSTMTELKTLQLKRKARLAKKRD
- the acp1 gene encoding low molecular weight phosphotyrosine protein phosphatase isoform X2; its protein translation is MSDKSTEMSNEELYFLMYTFHPRSPTCSFNSGTGLATTEHVTRPRDVKGKMAASCSKSVLFVCLGNICRSPIAEAVFRKMATDAGVVDKWRIDSAATSMYEIGNPPDHRGLACMRRHDVPMSHEARQVTKDDFMSFDFILCMDESNLSNLNRMAGSVKNRRAKIELLGAYDPQKQLIIEDPYYGSDQDFEKVYEQCRRCCEAFLQSNS
- the acp1 gene encoding low molecular weight phosphotyrosine protein phosphatase isoform X3, encoding MSDKSTEMSNEELYFLMYTFHPRSPTCSFNSGTGLATTEHVTRPRDVKGKMAASCSKSVLFVCLGNICRSPIAEAVFRKMATDAGVVDKWLIDSGATSDWNAGCPPDARGLACLKAHAIDSAHRARQVTKDDFMSFDFILCMDESNLSNLNRMAGSVKNRRAKIELLGAYDPQKQLIIEDPYYGSDQDFEKVYEQCRRCCEAFLQSNS
- the acp1 gene encoding low molecular weight phosphotyrosine protein phosphatase isoform X1; its protein translation is MSDKSTEMSNEELYFLMYTFHPRSPTCSFNSGTGLATTEHVTRPRDVKGKMAASCSKSVLFVCLGNICRSPIAEAVFRKMATDAGVVDKWLIDSGATSDWNAGCPPDARGLACLKAHAIDSAHRARQVTKDDFMSFDFILCMDESNLSNLNRMAGSVKNRRAKIELLGAYDPQKQLIIEDPYYTALMDLRVSGDVKAAATRATPGACQGAHLEGGKEAMRADIQTRR
- the acp1 gene encoding low molecular weight phosphotyrosine protein phosphatase isoform X4 — its product is MSDKSTEMSNEELYFLMYTFHPRSPTCSFNSGTGLATTEHVTRPRDVKGKMAASCSKSVLFVCLGNICRSPIAEAVFRKMATDAGVVDKWRIDSAATSMYEIGNPPDHRGLACMRRHDVPMSHEARQVTKDDFMSFDFILCMDESNLSNLNRMAGSVKNRRAKIELLGAYDPQKQLIIEDPYYERNSLGRPGPLCA
- the acp1 gene encoding low molecular weight phosphotyrosine protein phosphatase isoform X5 → MAASCSKSVLFVCLGNICRSPIAEAVFRKMATDAGVVDKWRIDSAATSMYEIGNPPDHRGLACMRRHDVPMSHEARQVTKDDFMSFDFILCMDESNLSNLNRMAGSVKNRRAKIELLGAYDPQKQLIIEDPYYTALMDLRVSGDVKAAATRATPGACQGAHLEGGKEAMRADIQTRR